A segment of the Asinibacterium sp. OR53 genome:
CCTGATCAGCGAAAGAGAACAAAATAAGTTCGCGCAGATAGAAAATTTAATAGAAAGACAGGTAGAAAAAGTGGTTGTTCCGGAAGTATTCGGACCTGTGCCTGCTTATCAGCCCAGGCAAGGGCGCCCGGCTCATCATAAAAAAAGAAGGTTCCAGGGGCCTCCCAGGCATAAAAAAAACTAAACGGTTTTTTCTTCACCCAATTGCAGGAGACTAATGACGGTGGTGCTGCCATCGTGATCGATCGCTGTTTCTTTTTGCATTGTGCAGAAAGGCAATAACTTTTCTATGAATGGTTTCGCTGCCAGCCGTTGCGGCGTGGTGAGCACAATACGGGTTCCTTTGTCCAGGAAAAGCATGATCACACGCATCAACGCATCGAATTCCGAAGGGTGATAATTGACATCACTCAAAAGCAGGATATCGGTATCTATATTTTCGGGCAGATGATGCCAGTTGAGCAATTGACATTGGATCGATGATAATTTATTATGCGCAATAGATCGGGCCACTACTTCCAAGGGTTCGGGGAGATAATCACTGCAACATACTTCACCCGCATAACGCGCAGCGATCAAAGAAGGGAGCGCCAGGCCTGCGGCCAGTTCCAGCACTTTTTTGTTTCGTAGTAAAGATTTGTTTTCAACCACCCATCTGCCCATTGCTATGGAAGCAGGCCATAAACGGGCCCAATAAGGAAAAGGAGCCGTAGTATTTTGCTGGTACAAACGGCGTACCTGCTCCTGGTAGGGAACATACAATGCTTGCTGGTGACCATCCCATTCAAAATGCCGCAGTTCCAGTTCAAAAATCATGCGGCAAAGGTGCAACAATCAACATCAACTGCCCCAGATATTCGGGTGTTCTGCAAAATAAGGCAGCGCAAATGCACCCAAGATGCCGGTAATGATCTCAGTGCCCATGGTAAGACCGCGTGCAGCAGGAGGCATGGCAACACCCGAGGGTAACATGTTGGGCCCAAGGGGAATGAATGCTACGATCACGGTCAATATTACCGCAAGAACGATATACACGATGAGACCGTTTTTAATGTATTCGCGAATAAAGGCATACACGATTCCCGCAGCGATCAAAGTAGGAATGGTAAAGAAAATGATGGAATTGATGCCGATGTATTCGGCGAATTCATAACCGGTGATCTTACGGTAAATAATGTCAAAGGCAAGATTGATAACTGTTCCAGCGATGCCTACAAACAAACCTCCGAGGATTCCTCTCACGGGGAGGGTGTACTTATACGGTGAAGGGGATTCCATATATTTCTGGTTTTAAGTTCATTACTGAAATCATAAACCATACAACCGGGAAATGCCATGCTGGTCCAATGCCTTGTAGAAGAGCTTTTACACTACAAAGTTGGTTAAATTTATTTACATTTTTCCAGGTTCGGTGTTTTATGTCTGAAATAGGGTGTTTTTCCCATTGCAAAAGCTGGCCGCAACGAGTAATTTAACAGCTCGTACGCCAAATTGATCTCCTATGAACCTACCATCTATTCCCATCCTGTCCATAGCCGTTTCCATTGTTATTTGCTGGGCGCTGTTTGCCGTGCTGTGCAGCATGGTCCACGAGTCCGTTACGAGGGTAAAAGCCGAACGAGGCCGGTTCATGAAGCAATACCTGCTTCAGCAACTACACGACTATCCCAACGACATCAACTGGGCGAAGCTCCTTTATGCGCATGGCTCGATCGATCTGTTGAGCAGGGCGGTCAATAAACCTACCAGTAATATACCGCCTGAATTATTCGCGGCAGTCATGATAGATATTGTGGGCCAGTCGCAATTGGTACAAAGAAAAAAAGAAGCTGCCGCAGAAGCGATCCGTTACCAGAACCCACTGTTGCACGATTTCAAAGCAGCTACCCTTGTGCTGCAGCCCAGCGATGTGATGGTTTCATTGAAACAATTCATGGATAATGCAGAACTGCGGTCAACTGTCAACGGCACGGTAGATGAATCGAAAGTATATGAGCTGCTGCTGGCAAACATAGCACAGTGGTTTACAGAATTGACAGGCCGCATAACAGAATGGTACCAGAAAAAAA
Coding sequences within it:
- a CDS encoding methyltransferase; translated protein: MIFELELRHFEWDGHQQALYVPYQEQVRRLYQQNTTAPFPYWARLWPASIAMGRWVVENKSLLRNKKVLELAAGLALPSLIAARYAGEVCCSDYLPEPLEVVARSIAHNKLSSIQCQLLNWHHLPENIDTDILLLSDVNYHPSEFDALMRVIMLFLDKGTRIVLTTPQRLAAKPFIEKLLPFCTMQKETAIDHDGSTTVISLLQLGEEKTV